The Polaribacter sp. KT25b genome contains the following window.
CAGACAATTTTCCTTTGTAATAATTTTTAATCTCTGTACTTACCTCGGCATCTGTATATAAACCTACTATTTTAAAACCATACTTGGGGTTTAAATAGATTTGATGCAGCAAGGAGATTATATTTTTATTCATCCCTACTAAAAGTATACTCCTTGAATTGTAGCCTTTTTTTCGAAAAGATTTTACCTTAGAAAATGAAATAAACCGCCAAAGCAACAGAAACAAACTGAAAAAGAGCATGGAATACCCAAAAAAAAGCCTTGAAAACTTATAGTCTGTTACAAAAAAAATAAAACCTGCACTTAAAAAAATAAAAGTGAAAATGGCATAGACATTTTTTGCTAAAATTTTATAGGTAAACAAAATTCTCGGAATTTCATACAAATCAAATTTTAAACAAATGGCTACCCATAGAACCGACCATCCTAGAACCAAGCTATTGTAAAAAAGAACATTCGGAATTTCACCATGAAACACCATATACTTTGCCAGCAAAAAAGAGCCGAATAGTAGTAAAACATCCACAAAGGAAAATAATACGGGTATAAATTTAGACTTTACTTTTATCATATTTTTTTTTTAGCAATTTATAAATAGATTTTTTTATCTTGTACGCCTAGTGAGAACTTTCACATCCACAAAATTTGCGATGCTTCATGCTCATAAACTGGAAGTTAAATTCACAAGCCCTTAATAATTCTTTATTTTCGTAATTAAATATTGTTTTACTTTTCGTAAAATCTTAAAAAAGAGCGTAAACACCCCTAACAGCTGCTTTTTTTTAATAATATCCAAATCTTCCGAGGATTTTTTCTTTTGCAATTTCAGGGTGGTACTTTTTCCTCCTAAGCGCATTTTTACGAGCCAATCCTTTAAAAAGTATTTTTTAATGCTTTCCTCTTGAAACCATCGCAAAGAAATTTCATAGTCACTGGCAATATGGTAGGATTCATCATACAAACCGTAGGTGGAGAAAACTTCTTTTTTCACATAAATAGTGGTGTGCAAAGGTATCCAACCAAAATTTAAATACTTTTTTTTAAAAGGTTTTGACTTATATATTCTTTTGACTTTTTTGATATTTTCTCGTTCTACATACATTCCGTTGGCATACAACAAATCGGTATTTGAGGTTTTAAAAGAATTGGCTATTTTTTCAACGGTAGTGGTTTCATAAAATAAATCATCAGAATGTAAAATACCAATCACATCACCCGTGGCTGCTTTAATCCCTTTATTCAAGGCATTGTACAAACCCTTGTCTTTTTCGGAAAGAAAATAGCCTAATTGAGGAATAAAAGGCTTTATAATATCAAGAGTTCCATCAGTAGACCCGCCATCTATGACGATATGTTCTATGTTTGTATACGACTGGCTTAGTACTGATTTGATACAACTCTCGATAAATGCTGCATTATTATATACTATCGTTATAATTGAAACCTTCATAGTTATTTAGTTTGATATTTTTCCTTTATATGCGCAATTATTTTCTTCTCATCATTATTAAACTCCTTTTTTAATTCATAAATCTTAGCATCTACTAAAAAGCGATACCAAAAGGCTTGCAATATATACCAAACAAAACCTGACTTACCATCTAAAAAACCTAATTTTATGACATAGACATAGAAAAAATACATAAAAGGCCTCACAAACAAAGGCAATTTTAAATATTTTAATTTTAAGTACCTTTTACGTTGTTCTCCGGTTCCAAATAATTTTGGCGTTACAGAACTGGTAGAAAATATTTGATATTGTGTATCTAACAAATCTACCATTTCTCTAGAAGCATATCCATTATGTTTATCAGTCCACCAAGATAAATCATTTAAATTTTCATCAACTTGAACAAGGTCAATCTGTTTTGTTGTACCCTCTGTTAGCTTAATATGCTCATCCATCCATCTATTTTCACAAAAGCCTTTACCATTTCTCCAAATTTTTAAATGCCATACAGGGTACCAACCACCATATAGCAACTCCTTACCCATAAAAATAATTTTTCTTTTTATATAGACTCCTGTAACATCATTTTCTAAATTAGCTAAGGATTCTTTTAAATAGATCTTTTTTTTAGACTCATAATATTCATCTGCATCTATTCGCCATACCCATTCTGATTGGATATCACAATGCTCTAATGCCCAATTAAATTGGGTTGCATAATTAACCCAAGCATTTTGATAAACCTTTGCTCCTAAATTCTCAGCAATTGCAACCGTATTGTCTTTACTATAAGAATCTATGATAAAAATTTCATCAACGGTATTTTTTAAAGAAGCAATACAACGCGAAATGTGCTGCTCTTCATTGTAAGTAAGTATTATGGCTGATATGGTATTTGATGACTTCATTATTGTAAATTTCTTTTCTTTATAAATTTGGCAGGATTACCTCCAACAACTGTCCATGCATCTACATCTTTAAAAACACCAGCTCTTGCGCCAACTACAGCACCTTGTTTTATGGTTACACCAGGCCCAACAAAAGCACCAGCAGCCACCCATGATTCTTCTTCAACAACAATGGGTTTTAAAACCAAATTATTATTAACATCTGTAAAATCATGGGTTGAGGCACATAAATAGGCTTTTTGAGAAATAGTTGTATTGGCTCCAATAGTAATCATTCCTTGGTTGTAACAATCTACGTTAGGACCTAAAGTAGCATAAGCTCCCATTTCTAAATTCCAAGGTGCCCAAATTTTTACACTAGCATAGATATTCGCTTTGTTATGCAATTTGGCTCCAAAAACTCTCAAAACAAAATTTCTCCAAGACCTAAAAAAACGGGAAATAAAAGGTTTAAATAAAAATATATAACAAATACTCCAAAGTAACCTGCCTATTTTATTTTTTACACTAAAGCTATGGTTGTACTGCGATAAATCTACTTTTTTAGACATTTCTTCTTTATTTATCAAGTATGTTATGATACAATTTTAACATATTCTGTGCAACAACCTTTACATCGTAATTTTCTTCAACTAACTTTCTTCCATTTAATCCCATTAATAGCATTTCTTCTGGACTTTTTTGCATAGCTGCTTGTAATGTTACTCTTAAGTTTTCTACACTTAAATCTATCCACCATCCACATTTATGGGTATTTAACTCCTCCCAAGGCGTACCTGTAGTTGTAATTACTGGAGTAAAGCTAGCCAATGCTTCGGCAACTACAATACCAAAATTTTCACTATAGGTTGGCAATACAAATAAGGTAGACTCTCTAAACAACGTCATTTTTTTTTCTCCAAAAACAGGTTCTTTTATAAATAATTGCTGCTCTAATTGTTGTTTCGCTATTTTTTCTTGTAAACTTTTAATATAATTAGCATCCCCATTTCCTACAATTTCAAGTACCCAATCTTTTCTAATATCTGATGTTAATTGTGACCAAGCCTCTATTAACAGCTCAATCCCTTTTTTAGGGTGAATTCGTGATAAAAACAAAATTTTTCTTGGTTGATCAGTTTTAATCGGTTCTTCTGTTGGAAATTTAGAAATATCAACCCCATTGGGAATAATGGTAATTGGATTTGTAAAGCCTAAATTTCTAACATTTGTTTCTTCTAATTTACAAGTAGCATGTATGACAGCTGCTTTTTTTAAATCCTTTTTTTGATATAAAAATAGGCCCAACTTCTTTTTCCATGAACGCTGTTTCATAATCCATGGTTCTAACATGCCTCGAGGTGTAATTATATATGGAATCCCTTTTAATCGAGCAAAAAAAGCGACTATATGAATATATGGATCCCAAACATGTTGTAAATGAATTAGTGAAATTTCTTTTTTTGAAAGTTTCATGCAATATGCAAAAATATTTATAGTAGAATAAAAGTTTACTTGAAAAAGTTTTGATGTATTTATTTTTACAGGTTTATCGCTTGGTCTTGAAATTAGTTCTATTTTCAAACCTAATTTAGAGACCTGTTCACAAGTTTGCGGTACACTTCTGGAAGGACCACCAGCACTTTCATCTAATGAACCAACAATATGTAAAACTTTCTTTATTTTTTTGTTATCCATAATTACTAATTTATATACTTTTATTCTTAATACAAATTTTATAACTCTTCTAGCTATTGTGAAAAAAACCTCCCATCCTTGAAATTTTTTTATATTTTAAAATACGCCTAACGTATATTCTAAAGTTTGTTATTCTAAAAATTAATTTCTCGAAAAAAGGAATTAGAGAATATCTATAATTATAAGCTAAACCCAGGCGAACATGTTCTTCATTTTGAAGAGTTCCATCTGATGAAAGTTGTCCACTCTGTATAGTGTATGCAGCACATATCGAATTTACATAATAAAAAACAGCTTTAGACTCTATTGATTTTATCCAAAAATTAGTGTCTGCAATTAGTTTATAACTTTCATCATACCCACCTATTCTAAGAAATAAATCACTTTTCATTATTGTAGCTTGCTGTGTAAAAAGCACTATTCTATTTAGAAGTAATGGTTTAAATGCTTTATACCGGGAAGATGATGTCTGCTCTCCAATTACTTCATTATTTTCATCAACATAACAAGTCTTCCCATAAGCAACGTCCACATTAGGATTACTATCCATTATTTCAAAAAGTTTTACAAAATTGTCAAGCCAATAATCATCATCGTTTATATAAGTCAAATATTTGAAATCTTTAGCATATTTTTTTAAGCCATAATTTAACGCAGAGTATATCCCTTTGCATGTTTCAGGTTCTTCAATAACATTTACATTAGGAAACTCATTTCTTAATCTAAAGCAATGCACTGGTGGCGCAATTATAACATGGTATGTTCTATCTTTACCAATATTAGAAACTGAATTTATAGTACGCTTTAAAGTACTTCTATTACCTAAAGTTGCTGTTACAATTAAAATATCTGGTTTATTCATTATATATTTTTATTAATTACTTTTAACTTTTTGTATGAATAAATTGCAATAGATATCCATACATACACCAGAATCCAACTAGAAAAATAATCTCTAATCCACCAAAGAAGTGAAGATAAAACTGAAATATATAATGAAAAAGATATCCACAATCTATTTATGATTGTATACTCTATCAAATTGTTAAATTTTCCTAAAACGAACCCAATTAATATTGCAAAAGGGAAAGAAAACCACCCAAAATTAAAAAACAACTCTGCTATATAAGAGCCCCCTAGAGGATAATCTGTATTTAAATAATTTAAAAAAGCATATTGGTTAGGCATTTCACCTAAAATACCACCTACATTTGGAACAAAACTCACTAAACTTACAATATAGGTCCAGCCATAATTAAAAGAAGTGTATAATGGCACATCCCTAATTGATAGTATAACAACATTTAAGTTTGAACCTAATTGTGCAAGCAAAGAAATAAATCCATCGATATTTAATAAAGTAGAAATGGAAATATTTTCACTTTCTTTAACAATTCCATAATTTCTAATTGAAGATATCAAATAAAGAACATTAGAGAAAACAAACAATATCGCTGCAAAAATAAATACTTTCTTCTTAGAGAGATTTGATATAATACGGTAATAAATAAAAAACAATACTATAATTGTTAAAATCTGACTTGAACGATTACCAGACAACATAGTTAATAATTCTATTACAATACCGAATACAATTAATGATTTGACTATTCTTAAATTTTTCTTATAACCTATTATCAACATAAAAAGACCTGGATGATAAAAAGGTTTAAAAACAATTTCTGGGCCATAATTTTGATCACGAATCCCACTATAAACACCACCATTTAAAATGGATTGAATTTGAATTGAATAATAATAATAATAAGAAAATAGACCTAATATTAATAAAATCTTCCCTAAACCTATTAGAAATTTCAACTCTTTTTTCTCACGATCATATAGAACGAATTCATTATAACTACAACTTATTTTATTAGAACTTAATAAAAAACCAGTAACCACACAACTCTGAATAAATAATGCGAAAAAATTGGCTTGGTTATAAATTTCTATAGAATATCTAGCTAATTCTATGTTTTTAACACTGATGAAATCTTCTTTACCTATTAAGTATATAAATGGCTCACCAAAATGAAAAACTGTAGATAAAACGATAAAAATTATAGCAAAAGACAAATATTTTATATCTAAAATTCTTAAAAAAAAATAGATAACATTAAATTAATAATTGAAACTACAGAAATATAATTATAATTTAAGTCTGTAAAACTTAATATAGGCAAAGCTATAAGCAAATTAATAATCAGGTAAAGTACTGTGTTTTGATATTTCTTATCCATTATTTTTTTTTACCAATAAAACAAATACCCTAGATTTTATAGCGATATATATAAAACGAGATATAAAATAATCAAAAGAATTTGGAAAACATAATTTATTTTTAATTTTAGATAAATACACATAATATTCATACATATATGGATGGTAACATTTTCTAGACCAAGGCTTAGGTCTAGAAACAAAATGAATTATTGTTGGATCTAAAATTTCTGATAATATTTCTTTTGAATAGTTATATGAAATATTCTTCATATTTCCATTTACTTTCATATTTATGATCTTATGTACATCAAGTTTAAAATATGAAGATAACATATTCCACCTACATGATAACTCCTTTACCTTTGAATGTAAAACAGCGTTAAGTGTATCTTGATCATGAAAGACAATCCTTGAATGATAATTTGAAATAAAATCAATCAATTGGCTTTCAACATTATTATTCCTCCAATAGTCTAAATTAATTAATAAAACACCTGCATTAAAGTAACCGTTTTCTATCGAATAACCCAAACGTGAAATTGATTCAATATTTTCTCTTGCAATTTGAAAAACAGCAGCCATTGCAAATTTGGATATATCTTCATTCCATAATTCATAAATATTTTTTCTAACAACAATATCACAATCTAAATAAATTATCTTATGGACATCAATAGGCAACAAACTTGATATTAACAATCTATAATAAGTAGCTAAACTAATATGACTCAGTTTATCATCATCAGGCATTGGAAATTTATTTAAAACATTTCGATTTATTTTAATAATATTTAAAATTACTCCAAGGTTATTTAATAAAATTTGATTTTCTGAATTTAATCCTTCTGTTAAAATATAAAATGTAACGTTTGGATTATTTTTAGCAACAGAAACTATGGTTACAGAACAATGTTGCACAAAATTATCGTCGGTAGCTAATACTATATTCATTATATTAATCCTTTTTTATATTTTTAATTACTTTACAAGGATTTCCTGCGGCTATACAATCCATAGGAATATCTTTAACTACAACTGAACCTGCACCTATTACAGATCTTGCACCAATTTTTACTCCTTTCAAAATGATTGTTTTAGCTCCAATCAAAACGTCATCCATGATAATAATTGGTTTTGATAATTTATTTAAATTATCAATTGAACTATTCCTTCTATCCATAAAATCAAGAGAGTGACAATCACTATCAAGTATTATACAATCAGCACCTAATTGAACATTATTCCCTATAACTATTTCTTTGTGACTCCAAATACTTGGAGAACTAGCTTTCACATTATTACCTATAATAATTTTAGCATTATTAGAAGTTGCAATAGAAGATCTTAAGTTACGACTTAAAGGGTTCAAATTATCACCGCTAGACAAAACGAAATTATCACCAATTTGCACACTACTATTTCTAGCAATTCTTAGGTATAATTTATTATTTAATCTAGGATGTTTACCGACTCGCATACAAGGTCCAAAACTTCTTATTTTAAATAAATTAAACAAAAGATAAAACCGCATAAATATAAATTTATTCAATGCAATTATAAATTGATAAAAAGGTATTTTTTTTAAAAACATCTATTTTCTGAATTTTATTAACTTAGCTGGATTCCCTGCAACAATAGAATTTTTTTTAACATCTTTTGTTACGACACTAGATGCTGCTATAATTGCACCCTCCCCAATAGTTACCCCTGGTAATATAACAACATTAGCACCAATCCAAACGTCATCACCAATAATTATATAATTTTCTTTTAATATCCATTTTTGTGTTCTAATTAATTTTCCTTTATCATGCCCATGGTTAGATGCTACCATTGTAATATGCTGTGAAATACTACAATTATC
Protein-coding sequences here:
- a CDS encoding putative colanic acid biosynthesis acetyltransferase, with protein sequence MHNKANIYASVKIWAPWNLEMGAYATLGPNVDCYNQGMITIGANTTISQKAYLCASTHDFTDVNNNLVLKPIVVEEESWVAAGAFVGPGVTIKQGAVVGARAGVFKDVDAWTVVGGNPAKFIKKRNLQ
- a CDS encoding glycosyltransferase family 8 protein; protein product: MNIVLATDDNFVQHCSVTIVSVAKNNPNVTFYILTEGLNSENQILLNNLGVILNIIKINRNVLNKFPMPDDDKLSHISLATYYRLLISSLLPIDVHKIIYLDCDIVVRKNIYELWNEDISKFAMAAVFQIARENIESISRLGYSIENGYFNAGVLLINLDYWRNNNVESQLIDFISNYHSRIVFHDQDTLNAVLHSKVKELSCRWNMLSSYFKLDVHKIINMKVNGNMKNISYNYSKEILSEILDPTIIHFVSRPKPWSRKCYHPYMYEYYVYLSKIKNKLCFPNSFDYFISRFIYIAIKSRVFVLLVKKNNG
- a CDS encoding glycosyltransferase; translated protein: MDNKKIKKVLHIVGSLDESAGGPSRSVPQTCEQVSKLGLKIELISRPSDKPVKINTSKLFQVNFYSTINIFAYCMKLSKKEISLIHLQHVWDPYIHIVAFFARLKGIPYIITPRGMLEPWIMKQRSWKKKLGLFLYQKKDLKKAAVIHATCKLEETNVRNLGFTNPITIIPNGVDISKFPTEEPIKTDQPRKILFLSRIHPKKGIELLIEAWSQLTSDIRKDWVLEIVGNGDANYIKSLQEKIAKQQLEQQLFIKEPVFGEKKMTLFRESTLFVLPTYSENFGIVVAEALASFTPVITTTGTPWEELNTHKCGWWIDLSVENLRVTLQAAMQKSPEEMLLMGLNGRKLVEENYDVKVVAQNMLKLYHNILDK
- a CDS encoding DapH/DapD/GlmU-related protein produces the protein MFLKKIPFYQFIIALNKFIFMRFYLLFNLFKIRSFGPCMRVGKHPRLNNKLYLRIARNSSVQIGDNFVLSSGDNLNPLSRNLRSSIATSNNAKIIIGNNVKASSPSIWSHKEIVIGNNVQLGADCIILDSDCHSLDFMDRRNSSIDNLNKLSKPIIIMDDVLIGAKTIILKGVKIGARSVIGAGSVVVKDIPMDCIAAGNPCKVIKNIKKD
- a CDS encoding DapH/DapD/GlmU-related protein, which produces MNRVRFLYPNVNISSNCIISLQDLDQISIGSGSSIHDYTYIVVCNDPNNTIRNSKLVIGENTYIGEFNNIRAAGGTIEIGDNCSISQHITMVASNHGHDKGKLIRTQKWILKENYIIIGDDVWIGANVVILPGVTIGEGAIIAASSVVTKDVKKNSIVAGNPAKLIKFRK
- a CDS encoding O-antigen polymerase → MYFFLRILDIKYLSFAIIFIVLSTVFHFGEPFIYLIGKEDFISVKNIELARYSIEIYNQANFFALFIQSCVVTGFLLSSNKISCSYNEFVLYDREKKELKFLIGLGKILLILGLFSYYYYYSIQIQSILNGGVYSGIRDQNYGPEIVFKPFYHPGLFMLIIGYKKNLRIVKSLIVFGIVIELLTMLSGNRSSQILTIIVLFFIYYRIISNLSKKKVFIFAAILFVFSNVLYLISSIRNYGIVKESENISISTLLNIDGFISLLAQLGSNLNVVILSIRDVPLYTSFNYGWTYIVSLVSFVPNVGGILGEMPNQYAFLNYLNTDYPLGGSYIAELFFNFGWFSFPFAILIGFVLGKFNNLIEYTIINRLWISFSLYISVLSSLLWWIRDYFSSWILVYVWISIAIYSYKKLKVINKNI
- a CDS encoding glycosyltransferase family 2 protein, with the translated sequence MKVSIITIVYNNAAFIESCIKSVLSQSYTNIEHIVIDGGSTDGTLDIIKPFIPQLGYFLSEKDKGLYNALNKGIKAATGDVIGILHSDDLFYETTTVEKIANSFKTSNTDLLYANGMYVERENIKKVKRIYKSKPFKKKYLNFGWIPLHTTIYVKKEVFSTYGLYDESYHIASDYEISLRWFQEESIKKYFLKDWLVKMRLGGKSTTLKLQKKKSSEDLDIIKKKQLLGVFTLFFKILRKVKQYLITKIKNY
- a CDS encoding glycosyltransferase, encoding MNKPDILIVTATLGNRSTLKRTINSVSNIGKDRTYHVIIAPPVHCFRLRNEFPNVNVIEEPETCKGIYSALNYGLKKYAKDFKYLTYINDDDYWLDNFVKLFEIMDSNPNVDVAYGKTCYVDENNEVIGEQTSSSRYKAFKPLLLNRIVLFTQQATIMKSDLFLRIGGYDESYKLIADTNFWIKSIESKAVFYYVNSICAAYTIQSGQLSSDGTLQNEEHVRLGLAYNYRYSLIPFFEKLIFRITNFRIYVRRILKYKKISRMGGFFHNS
- a CDS encoding glycosyltransferase family 2 protein, whose product is MKSSNTISAIILTYNEEQHISRCIASLKNTVDEIFIIDSYSKDNTVAIAENLGAKVYQNAWVNYATQFNWALEHCDIQSEWVWRIDADEYYESKKKIYLKESLANLENDVTGVYIKRKIIFMGKELLYGGWYPVWHLKIWRNGKGFCENRWMDEHIKLTEGTTKQIDLVQVDENLNDLSWWTDKHNGYASREMVDLLDTQYQIFSTSSVTPKLFGTGEQRKRYLKLKYLKLPLFVRPFMYFFYVYVIKLGFLDGKSGFVWYILQAFWYRFLVDAKIYELKKEFNNDEKKIIAHIKEKYQTK